From one Diorhabda carinulata isolate Delta chromosome 12, icDioCari1.1, whole genome shotgun sequence genomic stretch:
- the LOC130900015 gene encoding uncharacterized protein LOC130900015 — MKVLLLFGLVAFGVALPTFTGRYLTFGEDGTITLKSFNGYELDIFNSLARPRVLNVVVKTPGSVPRTLEIDEANNINKFYSYENFNQFDALRAVLKHYEGTLDETSFYALLTKIQFLVQAGVLDQTLLDVMRDWDLKCRTHQVSDVVPIHPESQDYGLHAEWFVSIPSHQQFLEQYDNTVFEQDSFDRDLYKWTVQQQWINQQVEQLHLTGTVSEEFVQEITERQALLNRQAEKCIEDLIREQSVVTYEIENLLQQQHFASSDLVNRQRIVYRRIHHLIERLTYQKSFVDRMIIQRVQRGFSSVHRQFYIQHNVLSEQVYRLIQQIFFQHVHVKRQIQFFYQHQDVLPQELIALEELTYRQVETFIPALIQHLIYQQEYVRYYFASIHKMGEVIPEIVLNHYLNFYQRLLELTVEGDLVPKQLYYQQKEIHQQIVQLVKENREKHLSGEFADQMVYRPREDLEQYHQLPWYSFLQRQYPSEYSQQRYEQEQEYPYHQFWYLLPQQKYEREGMTAFPGDNIYRRYQTVY; from the exons ATGAAGGTTCTACTACTTTTCGGTTTAGTTGCGTTCGGCGTCGCTCTACCTACTTTTACCGGTAGGTATTTAACCTTCGGAGAAGACGGTACGATCACTCTGAAAAGCTTCAACGGTTAcgaattggatattttcaacaGCCTTGCCAGACCAAGAGTACTTAACGTAGTAGTCAAAACACCCGGATCGGTACCGAGGACATTAGAAATCGACGAAGCAAACAACATCAATAAATTCTATTCGTACGAAAACTTTAATCAATTCGACGCCCTTCGCGCCGTTCTGAAACATTACGAAGGTACCTTAGACGAAACTTCCTTCTACGCGTTATtgacgaaaattcaatttttggtacAAGCCGGAGTTTTGGATCAAACTTTATTGGATGTTATGCGGGATTGGGATCTAAAATGCCGTACGCACCAAGTTAG cgACGTTGTACCGATACACCCGGAATCACAAGATTACGGTCTACACGCAGAATGGTTCGTATCTATTCCAAGCCATCAACAATTTTTGGAACAATACGATAATACAGTTTTCGAACAAGATTCTTTCGATCGGGATCTGTATAAATGGACCGTTCAACAACAATGGATAAACCAACAAGTTGAACAACTTCATTTAACCGGAACGGTTTCCGAGGAGTTTGTACAAGAGATAACCGAACGCCAAGCGCTCTTGAACCGCCAAGCTGAAAAATGTATCGAAGATTTGATTCGTGAACAATCCGTTGTAACTtacgaaattgaaaatttacttcAACAACAACATTTCGCTTCCAGCGATCTGGTTAATAGACAAAGAATCGTCTACCGACGAATCCATCATTTGATCGAAAGATTAACTTACCAAAAATCCTTCGTCGATCGGATGATCATACAAAGAGTCCAACGCGGTTTTTCTTCGGTCCATCGACAATTTTATATTCAGCATAACGTTCTTTCCGAACAGGTCTACCGTTTGATCCAACAAATCTTCTTCCAACACGTCCACGTTAAACGACAAATCCAATTTTTCTACCAACATCAAGATGTTTTACCTCAAGAATTGATCGCCCTCGAGGAATTGACCTACCGACAAGTAGAAACTTTCATTCCGGCTTTGATCCAACACTTGATTTACCAACAGGAGTATGTCAGATACTATTTCGCTTCGATTCATAAAATGGGAGAAGTAATTCCCGAAATAGTTCTTAACCATTACCTCAATTTCTACCAAAGATTACTCGAATTGACCGTTGAAGGTGATTTGGTTCCGAAGCAATTGTATTATCAACAGAAGGAGATCCATCAACAAATTGTGCAATTGGTGAAGGAAAATCGGGAAAAACATCTATCCGGAGAATTCGCTGACCAAATGGTTTACCGACCGCGCGAAGATCTCGAACAGTACCATCAACTACCATGGTATTCGTTCCTCCAAAGACAATATCCGTCCGAATATAGTCAACAACGTTACGAACAAGAACAGGAATATCCCTACCATCAATTCTGGTACTTGTTGCCCCAACAAAAGTACGAACGGGAAGGTATGACCGCATTCCCCGGTGATAATATTTATCGTAGATACCAGACCGTATACTGA